One window from the genome of Tachysurus vachellii isolate PV-2020 chromosome 5, HZAU_Pvac_v1, whole genome shotgun sequence encodes:
- the pdss1 gene encoding decaprenyl-diphosphate synthase subunit 1 isoform X2, whose protein sequence is MAALWRRCWRGQGAITGVKHAVFGVRPGTAGARGTGAGCLVKEVLLPVRHTHNSIRPSAFMCRFLYPSPRSCCCRIHSDAKLKDPFSLAHEDLKNLYEDIKKLLVSKAELKALCDYYFDGKGKAFRPMIVVLMARACNIHSNRDGDLLPAQRSIAMISEMIHTASLVHDDVIDGADMRRGKTTINEVWGERKAILAGDFILSAASMALARIGNTTVVSVLSQVIEDLVRGEFMQLGSKENENERFKHYLEKTFKKTASLIANSCKAVSILVNSDPEVHEIAYQYGRNVGIAFQLVDDMLDFTSCANRLGKPSAADLRLGLATGPVLFACQQFPELHSMIMRRFGSDGDVDQAWRYVLESDGVEQTSFLAQHYCHEATRQISRLQPSPERDALIRLTELVLNRDK, encoded by the exons ATGGCGGCGCTGTGGCGGCGCTGCTGGCGGGGGCAGGGGGCAATTACAGGGGTCAAACACGCTGTTTTTGGGGTGAGACCGGGGACTGCGGGGGCGAGAGGAACTGGGGCTGGGTGTTTGGTTAAAGAg GTGCTGCTTcctgtcagacacacacacaactccatCAGGCCCAGCGCTTTTATGTG TCGTTTTCTTTACCCCTCGCCCCGGAGCTGCTGTTGTAGGATTCACAGTGACGCAAAGTTAAAAGATCCTTTTTCACTCGCGCACGAGGATCTGAAAAATCTGTACGAAGACAttaaaaag CTACTCGTGTCCAAAGCGGAGCTGAAAGCACTGTGTGATTATTACTTTGATGGGAAGGGAAAAGCTTTTAGGCCCATGATCGTGGTGTTAATGGCCCGGGCCTGTAACATTCACAGCAACAGAGACGG GGATCTGCTCCCGGCCCAGCGCTCCATCGCCATGATCTCTGAGATGATCCACACCGCCAGCTTAGTGCACGATGACGTCATCGACGGTGCGGATATGAGACGAGGAAAAACCACTATTAATGAAGTGTGGGGGGAGAGGAAG gcCATCCTGGCTGGAGATTTCATTCTCTCTGCAGCGTCCATGGCCCTCGCACGCATCGGGAACACCACTGTCGTGTCTGTGCTCTCGCAGGTCATAGAGGATCTGGTAAGAG GTGAATTCATGCAGTTGGGATCCAAAGAGAACGAGAACGAGAGATTCAAACACTACCTCGAGAAGACGTTTAAGAAGACGGCGAGTCTGATCGCCAACAGCTGTAAAGCA GTTTCCATTCTGGTGAACTCTGACCCCGAGGTGCACGAGATCGCCTATCAGTACGGCCGGAACGTGGGCATCGCCTTCCAG CTGGTGGATGACATGCTGGATTTCACGTCTTGTGCCAATCGGCTGGGGAAGCCGTCAGCCGCAGACCTCAGGCTGGGTTTGGCCACCGGACCAGTGCTGTTCGCCTGCCAACAG ttccCAGAGCTTCACTCTATGATTATGAGACGTTTTGGTTCAGATGGAGATGTTGATCAGGCCTGGAGATATGTCctggag AGCGATGGCGTGGAGCAGACGAGTTTCCTCGCCCAGCATTACTGCCACGAGGCCACGCGTCAGATCAGCCGTCTGCAGCCGTCCCCCGAGCGAGACGCCCTGATCCGCCTCACCGAGCTCGTCCTCAACCGGGACAAATGA
- the apbb1ip gene encoding amyloid beta A4 precursor protein-binding family B member 1-interacting protein isoform X2 — protein MDDIDAMFTDMLQEMDLLTQSLATDAPEHQPTSKSSQELNFSIGFTDLNASLNELEDNDLDALMADLVADLNATEEKFASERGGVKDSTPAPSLNVPKVHFTPAAPMAPQPSQSKAELTRLPSNMSGLTSTTNSTSLPPLPSSNSKPSMEETEEQMKADKIKLALEKLKEAKVKKLIVKVQMTDGSTKTLMVDERQTVRDVLDNLFEKTHCDGNVDWCVCETNPELQTDRGFEDHENLVEPLSAWTRDSENKVVFQERKDKYEVFKNPQNFYLWKKEKKSLKDMKDKDKELLLEENFCGPSVIVPDLEGVLHLKEEGKKTWKPRYFLLRASGLYYLPKGKNKASKDMVCLVQFDNMNVYYCADYKTRYKAPTDYCFILKHPQIQKESQYIKYLCCDDEWTMNLWVTGIRIAKYGKTLYENYKTAMRKGSSLSSVWTNRNLQPSPSSSTASTPSPTPKAKAANGHAPQPHSEPVLKAPAMIPPPPAEVLPPPPNPEHSMPVKKKLPPLTPQRAMPSFPAPTSDFPLPPPPSDDMELPPDFLPPPPPIMSEEFPLPPPMMLGELPPPPPDSFLPPPPAIGGDHLPPPPPPPPAIGGGPPPPPPPPPPAAGGGPPPPPPPPPPSGGGFNPSRASLRKVAPPPPKRTTPSVAAPSGGDFMSELMVAMHKKRSGP, from the exons AGTCTGGCAACTGACGCTCCAGAGCATCAGCCCACCTCCAAGTCCAGCCAGGAACTCAACTTCTCTATTGGCTTCACAGATCTGAATG CGTCACTTAATGAGCTGGAGGATAACGATCTGGATGCTCTGATGGCTGATCTGGTGGCCGACCTGAACGCCACAGAGGAAAAGTTTGCTTCCGAGAGGGGGGGCGTGAAAGATTCCACGCCAGCTCCGTCTCTAAATGTTCCAAAAGTTCATTTTACCCCTGCAGCCCCCATGGCCCCCCAACCCTCCCAGTCTAAAGCTGAACTGACCCGTTTACCCAGTAATATGTCTGGTTTGACCTCAACCACCAACAGCACTTCATTACCACCTCTTCCATCTTCAAACTCTAAACCTTCTATG gAGGAAACAGAGGAACAGATGAAAGCAGACAAAATCAAACTCGCTctggaaaagctgaaagaagcCAAAGTGAAGAAG cTGATAGTGAAGGTGCAGATGACAGACGGAAGCACCAAGACTCTGATGGTGGACGAGAGACAGACGGTGAGGGACGTGTTGGACAACCTGTTTGAAAAAACACACTGTGACGGCAACGTGGACTGGTGCGTGTGTGAGACCAACCCTGAGCTGCAgacag ACCGAGGCTTTGAGGACCACGAGAACCTGGTGGAACCTCTCTCAGCATGGACACGGGACAGCGAGAACAAAGTGGTTTTCCAGGAGAGGAAGGACAAGTATGAGGTTTTTAAAAATCCACAG AACTTTTATTTgtggaagaaggagaagaagtcACTGAAGGACatgaaagataaagataaagagcTGCTTCTGGAG gaGAACTTCTGCGGGCCGTCAGTGATCGTGCCTGATCTGGAAGGAGTGCTACATCTGAAAGAGGAAGGCAAGAAAACCTGGAAGCCTCGATACTTCCTGTTGCGTGCCTCTGGACTGTATTACCTACCCAAGGGGAAGAATAAG GCATCTAAAGACATGGTGTGTCTTGTGCAGTTTGATAATATGAATGTGTACTACTGTGCCGACTACAAAACCAGATACAAAGCCCCTACTGACTACTGCTTCATCCTCAAG CATCCTCAGATCCAGAAGGAGTCTCAGTACATCAAGTAcctgtgttgtgatgatgaatGGACCATGAACTTGTGGGTTACGGGGATCCGTATTGCAAAG tATGGTAAGACATTATATGAGAACTATAAGACTGCTATGAGAAAAGGTTCATCGCTCTCTTCAGTTTGGACAAACCGGAACCTCCAGCCAAGTCCTTCGTCCTCCACCGCATCCACACCATCTCCAACACCGAAAG CCAAAGCAGCTAACGGACACGCTCCTCAGCCTCATTCAGAGCCGGTGCTCAAG GCCCCAGCTATGATTCCACCACCTCCAGCTGAAGTCCTGCCCCCTCCACCAAATCCTGAACACTCCATGCCTGTAAAGAAGAAGCTCCCACCGCTCACCCCTCAGCGTGCCATGCCCTCTTTCCCTGCTCCAACATCAGACTTTCCGCTTCCTCCGCCTCCGAGTGACGACATGGAGCTTCCTCCTGATTTCCTACCGCCACCTCCTCCCATCATGTCAGAGGAGTTTCCTCTGCCTCCTCCCATGATGTTGGGAGAGCTTCCACCGCCTCCTCCAGATTCgttcctccctcctcctccagcTATAGGCGGAGATCATCTTCcgccaccacctcctcctcctccagctaTAGGCGGAGGTCCTCCTCcgccaccacctcctcctcctccagctgcAGGTGGAGGTCCTCCTCCgccac cacctcctcctccaccttccgGAGGAGGATTCAATCCCTCCAGAGCTTCTCTGAGGAAAGTTGCACCTCCGCCTCCAAAGAGGACTACGCCGTCAGTAGCGGCTCCCTCCGGTGGTGACTTCATGTCAGAACTCATGGTGGCCATGCATAAAAAACGCAGTGGGCCGTGA
- the pdss1 gene encoding decaprenyl-diphosphate synthase subunit 1 isoform X1, translating to MAALWRRCWRGQGAITGVKHAVFGVRPGTAGARGTGAGCLVKEVLLPVRHTHNSIRPSAFMCRFLYPSPRSCCCRIHSDAKLKDPFSLAHEDLKNLYEDIKKQLLVSKAELKALCDYYFDGKGKAFRPMIVVLMARACNIHSNRDGDLLPAQRSIAMISEMIHTASLVHDDVIDGADMRRGKTTINEVWGERKAILAGDFILSAASMALARIGNTTVVSVLSQVIEDLVRGEFMQLGSKENENERFKHYLEKTFKKTASLIANSCKAVSILVNSDPEVHEIAYQYGRNVGIAFQLVDDMLDFTSCANRLGKPSAADLRLGLATGPVLFACQQFPELHSMIMRRFGSDGDVDQAWRYVLESDGVEQTSFLAQHYCHEATRQISRLQPSPERDALIRLTELVLNRDK from the exons ATGGCGGCGCTGTGGCGGCGCTGCTGGCGGGGGCAGGGGGCAATTACAGGGGTCAAACACGCTGTTTTTGGGGTGAGACCGGGGACTGCGGGGGCGAGAGGAACTGGGGCTGGGTGTTTGGTTAAAGAg GTGCTGCTTcctgtcagacacacacacaactccatCAGGCCCAGCGCTTTTATGTG TCGTTTTCTTTACCCCTCGCCCCGGAGCTGCTGTTGTAGGATTCACAGTGACGCAAAGTTAAAAGATCCTTTTTCACTCGCGCACGAGGATCTGAAAAATCTGTACGAAGACAttaaaaag CAGCTACTCGTGTCCAAAGCGGAGCTGAAAGCACTGTGTGATTATTACTTTGATGGGAAGGGAAAAGCTTTTAGGCCCATGATCGTGGTGTTAATGGCCCGGGCCTGTAACATTCACAGCAACAGAGACGG GGATCTGCTCCCGGCCCAGCGCTCCATCGCCATGATCTCTGAGATGATCCACACCGCCAGCTTAGTGCACGATGACGTCATCGACGGTGCGGATATGAGACGAGGAAAAACCACTATTAATGAAGTGTGGGGGGAGAGGAAG gcCATCCTGGCTGGAGATTTCATTCTCTCTGCAGCGTCCATGGCCCTCGCACGCATCGGGAACACCACTGTCGTGTCTGTGCTCTCGCAGGTCATAGAGGATCTGGTAAGAG GTGAATTCATGCAGTTGGGATCCAAAGAGAACGAGAACGAGAGATTCAAACACTACCTCGAGAAGACGTTTAAGAAGACGGCGAGTCTGATCGCCAACAGCTGTAAAGCA GTTTCCATTCTGGTGAACTCTGACCCCGAGGTGCACGAGATCGCCTATCAGTACGGCCGGAACGTGGGCATCGCCTTCCAG CTGGTGGATGACATGCTGGATTTCACGTCTTGTGCCAATCGGCTGGGGAAGCCGTCAGCCGCAGACCTCAGGCTGGGTTTGGCCACCGGACCAGTGCTGTTCGCCTGCCAACAG ttccCAGAGCTTCACTCTATGATTATGAGACGTTTTGGTTCAGATGGAGATGTTGATCAGGCCTGGAGATATGTCctggag AGCGATGGCGTGGAGCAGACGAGTTTCCTCGCCCAGCATTACTGCCACGAGGCCACGCGTCAGATCAGCCGTCTGCAGCCGTCCCCCGAGCGAGACGCCCTGATCCGCCTCACCGAGCTCGTCCTCAACCGGGACAAATGA
- the apbb1ip gene encoding amyloid beta A4 precursor protein-binding family B member 1-interacting protein isoform X1 codes for MDDIDAMFTDMLQEMDLLTQSLATDAPEHQPTSKSSQELNFSIGFTDLNASLNELEDNDLDALMADLVADLNATEEKFASERGGVKDSTPAPSLNVPKVHFTPAAPMAPQPSQSKAELTRLPSNMSGLTSTTNSTSLPPLPSSNSKPSMEETEEQMKADKIKLALEKLKEAKVKKLIVKVQMTDGSTKTLMVDERQTVRDVLDNLFEKTHCDGNVDWCVCETNPELQTDRGFEDHENLVEPLSAWTRDSENKVVFQERKDKYEVFKNPQNFYLWKKEKKSLKDMKDKDKELLLEENFCGPSVIVPDLEGVLHLKEEGKKTWKPRYFLLRASGLYYLPKGKNKASKDMVCLVQFDNMNVYYCADYKTRYKAPTDYCFILKHPQIQKESQYIKYLCCDDEWTMNLWVTGIRIAKYGKTLYENYKTAMRKGSSLSSVWTNRNLQPSPSSSTASTPSPTPKAKAANGHAPQPHSEPVLKAPAMIPPPPAEVLPPPPNPEHSMPVKKKLPPLTPQRAMPSFPAPTSDFPLPPPPSDDMELPPDFLPPPPPIMSEEFPLPPPMMLGELPPPPPDSFLPPPPAIGGDHLPPPPPPPPAIGGGPPPPPPPPPPAAGGGPPPPPPPPATGGGPPPPPPPPPSGGGFNPSRASLRKVAPPPPKRTTPSVAAPSGGDFMSELMVAMHKKRSGP; via the exons AGTCTGGCAACTGACGCTCCAGAGCATCAGCCCACCTCCAAGTCCAGCCAGGAACTCAACTTCTCTATTGGCTTCACAGATCTGAATG CGTCACTTAATGAGCTGGAGGATAACGATCTGGATGCTCTGATGGCTGATCTGGTGGCCGACCTGAACGCCACAGAGGAAAAGTTTGCTTCCGAGAGGGGGGGCGTGAAAGATTCCACGCCAGCTCCGTCTCTAAATGTTCCAAAAGTTCATTTTACCCCTGCAGCCCCCATGGCCCCCCAACCCTCCCAGTCTAAAGCTGAACTGACCCGTTTACCCAGTAATATGTCTGGTTTGACCTCAACCACCAACAGCACTTCATTACCACCTCTTCCATCTTCAAACTCTAAACCTTCTATG gAGGAAACAGAGGAACAGATGAAAGCAGACAAAATCAAACTCGCTctggaaaagctgaaagaagcCAAAGTGAAGAAG cTGATAGTGAAGGTGCAGATGACAGACGGAAGCACCAAGACTCTGATGGTGGACGAGAGACAGACGGTGAGGGACGTGTTGGACAACCTGTTTGAAAAAACACACTGTGACGGCAACGTGGACTGGTGCGTGTGTGAGACCAACCCTGAGCTGCAgacag ACCGAGGCTTTGAGGACCACGAGAACCTGGTGGAACCTCTCTCAGCATGGACACGGGACAGCGAGAACAAAGTGGTTTTCCAGGAGAGGAAGGACAAGTATGAGGTTTTTAAAAATCCACAG AACTTTTATTTgtggaagaaggagaagaagtcACTGAAGGACatgaaagataaagataaagagcTGCTTCTGGAG gaGAACTTCTGCGGGCCGTCAGTGATCGTGCCTGATCTGGAAGGAGTGCTACATCTGAAAGAGGAAGGCAAGAAAACCTGGAAGCCTCGATACTTCCTGTTGCGTGCCTCTGGACTGTATTACCTACCCAAGGGGAAGAATAAG GCATCTAAAGACATGGTGTGTCTTGTGCAGTTTGATAATATGAATGTGTACTACTGTGCCGACTACAAAACCAGATACAAAGCCCCTACTGACTACTGCTTCATCCTCAAG CATCCTCAGATCCAGAAGGAGTCTCAGTACATCAAGTAcctgtgttgtgatgatgaatGGACCATGAACTTGTGGGTTACGGGGATCCGTATTGCAAAG tATGGTAAGACATTATATGAGAACTATAAGACTGCTATGAGAAAAGGTTCATCGCTCTCTTCAGTTTGGACAAACCGGAACCTCCAGCCAAGTCCTTCGTCCTCCACCGCATCCACACCATCTCCAACACCGAAAG CCAAAGCAGCTAACGGACACGCTCCTCAGCCTCATTCAGAGCCGGTGCTCAAG GCCCCAGCTATGATTCCACCACCTCCAGCTGAAGTCCTGCCCCCTCCACCAAATCCTGAACACTCCATGCCTGTAAAGAAGAAGCTCCCACCGCTCACCCCTCAGCGTGCCATGCCCTCTTTCCCTGCTCCAACATCAGACTTTCCGCTTCCTCCGCCTCCGAGTGACGACATGGAGCTTCCTCCTGATTTCCTACCGCCACCTCCTCCCATCATGTCAGAGGAGTTTCCTCTGCCTCCTCCCATGATGTTGGGAGAGCTTCCACCGCCTCCTCCAGATTCgttcctccctcctcctccagcTATAGGCGGAGATCATCTTCcgccaccacctcctcctcctccagctaTAGGCGGAGGTCCTCCTCcgccaccacctcctcctcctccagctgcAGGTGGAGGTCCTCCTCCgccacctcctcctcctgctaCCGGTGGAggtcctcctccaccacctcctcctccaccttccgGAGGAGGATTCAATCCCTCCAGAGCTTCTCTGAGGAAAGTTGCACCTCCGCCTCCAAAGAGGACTACGCCGTCAGTAGCGGCTCCCTCCGGTGGTGACTTCATGTCAGAACTCATGGTGGCCATGCATAAAAAACGCAGTGGGCCGTGA